DNA from Ictalurus punctatus breed USDA103 chromosome 20, Coco_2.0, whole genome shotgun sequence:
ctgcatgatttatatgcactgtgctgctgccccatgattggctgattggctgattgaataattgCGTAAATGTACAGGCATTTCCggtgcgtgtatgtgtatatgttcaCGTGTAATGCAACAGTAAATCTTACGTTTTCACCGGAAATTCATAATACACGTACGCAAGCTTCCGCTTAATTACACGTTCCTGAGGTAAAACATTCTGGGGAAGAAACCTtgctcataaaaaataaataaataaatgtttagcattttaggaaggagtctccagtgtcagcgctttgtaacagtcagaggtaaagctgtaacccGAGTCTTCTGACACGGAAAGCCTTCAGGACGGACGGGTTTGCGCTCCGTGGTTTCTCGCTAACCTGCCGagcttcgttttttttttttaatgaacctttttccccttcctcacttttaaagagagaggggaaaaaaaagaaaggccaGTGAAGGAaagactgtttacagctgctaaaTCCTGACCGATAACGGGATCTAGCTTCTTTCACGGACGTTCCACGACcataaacataactataaatgggttAAAAGTATCGTGTGTCCTTCTCGAATAAATAAAAGTCGTAaacattggcaaattgctgtcttgcaagaggaattaaacactccAGTGCGTGCTCTTACTGGAAAGAATACTCGCTTACCAGAGTGTGATCGAAATGCGCTGCAGAGCCGCTTCAACACTTAAAGACCTGATAAATAATTCTTACTTTTGCTCCAGGCCAAGATATCGCAACCAGGCCGGAGGAGCCAAGTTGTGCATAACCGAATAAAACACCCGAACACGTTATTACACGTACAGATAAATAAGTATTAACACACGCAAACCTGCGTATACGGAACTAATCCCGACAGTGAGCCGctaaattttattcattttttaaaaatttttttttttattaaaccccAAAATGAACGCCAGTAAACGAGTGCAAAGTCaatgtaattaaacataattatacATGCTACAAAGCTAACACATGTAAGTCATACATCGATAAGCCTCTAAACCACATCAGCAGACGTGAGACTTAATTACTTAAATAACAGCTTTCAAAAtgtgtgatggtttttattacGCACAGAACACCGCAGGCCAACGGCGACACTGTGAGAAACGAAACCGCGCACCAGACGGCAGCGAAATTCTCAAACCGAGCAAAGGACTGGATAAAGAAATAcagttcaataataataataataataataacaacaaaaaattaataTCAGTTCAAAACTTGCCGCCTGCTCAGAATAATAGAAACAGTaggttatgtaaggaataaaagactccAGGACAAAGCAGTGTGGTTGGAAGTGGGTTTATTTTCCTACACCCGCATGCcacgaagtgttttatttctcttctacCACAGCGGTTTTAAAACTACGATACTTTTTAAGTTGAGCTCGTCATGACCGAGAGAGAGCACTCGTCTCGTGTAAACTCCTCTGACGTGAAGATGTCGGAAGTGACGTTTTTACCTCCGAcgccggagactccttctgtaaacgTTAAGTGAACGTCTGGTTACGGAAAACTGTACCGGATCGACCGTTCTACACCGTTTTAAAGCTGTTTACGCGGAAGGCCTGCCGTACAAGTCCACGCGAATCGATGGAAACGGTggcgtattagaacgagcgcgttaaatGATGTGACTTGTAGCTGTacttctgtcagagctgctgttctggaaaattcatcaacaccttctgaccaacgTTAACACCGTCGATACGGCAACCTGTACGGTAGTTTCAGACAACTTGCAGTTTTGCGTCAAAGATCAAACTGCCTTTGTGTGGATGTCTGACTGATGTATTAAATGAATGCGTTGGCCtgaggggggtgtgtgtgcgtgtatgtgtgtgtgtgtgtgtgtgtgtgtgtgtgtgcacgccaGCCACACATTGCGGTGTGTCGTATTGTCTTGCGCGTTTGTCAGGGATGTCGCACGTTTGATCCTGGGCTGGTTTGATCCTCTAATAGGTGTAATTTTCTTGGACGTCAGTGCGACTTGGCCCCGTTCTAGAATTCCCTGGATtccacattgtgtgtgtgtgtgtgtgtgtgtgtgtgtgtggagtgagtgtTGGCAGTTGGCCAGGAAAGCAGACACAGGTCTGTTTGTGCTCTGGAGCAGCGAGCTGCAGGCTGTTCTGACagcaatataaaatataaaggcTCTTATTCACACGGCAAAAACACAGTGGCGCCGCAAACTCGAGTATGTTCAACCcctacacacacgcgcgcgcacacgcacaccctCTCCATCCACTCATACGCACTCTCACTCCAAATATTTACATCTCTTTTTCAGACACAGATTGTTTAATGACTTTATATGTAGCCAAGTGTCAGTCAAAGATAATCTCGAGCGTTTCCAATCTCGCTTGTTTATCTTCAGAATTTAAGACTTGAGAGCAGCGAGGGTGTGAAGTGCTGACAACTTAGCAAATAGCACAGCTATAACGTAAACACTCGGAGCAGTAAGGCGAGAGGAGAATAAAGTCGGGTAGCTATAAtccaattgattttttttggtcacGTCTGATTTGAAAGATTATCTGCAATCCGAACGGCAAAAACTACATTGCAAACGACTATTTCTGACTTTTggagattattattatccatccatccatccatcttcaaccgcttactccttttcagggtcgcgagggaacctggagtctatcccaggggattattattattattattattattattattattattattattattatgcgaCTGCATTTCTAatcaaaaaattatttgtttcaCCGAGTGGTGAAACAAAGGAGATGGCGAGTTCGGATCCCGACGATGCCACAGCCTTCACTGGCCGGGAGTCAATAGAGGAAAACTGGCCGTGCTGTCCTGGTGGGAGGGGCATCACGATGGGCTAGTGTCAATCACAGGGACACTAGCCAATCTCGGTCATCTTTCAGCTCATGTATGAGAGATGGCACTTTCCTCATAATGCAGCAGGTTGGAAAGATGCAGTTGGTTGGCTTAACATGTCTTAGAGGAAGCATGtgatagccttcaccctcctgTTTGCTAGCCGTCATGTGATCGAAAGCTGGCTGGTTGCGGGGGGATTGGCCAAAACTAAActagagagaaaataagagacGTTATTGTGTTCGTTTGTTGAAGTCAGGGTTAACAACTGAAGTAGTctcctcttttatttttttcccctcttttttttttttggctgtctGTGCTAAATACATCCAGGACTGTCGCTGGATTCTACTTGCTCATGATTCATGGAATTATTACATAACCACCACGAACCAtctcatcgtcgtcatcatccaccgtggctgcgtcccaaaccacacacacaggccacataAACATCTCCACAATTATCTCACCATCATCAGTCCACCgtggccgcgtcccaaaccacaaGCGGTCCGCTTGCTTTTAGTGAATATTCACCCAAAGTGTGGAACTCCCACAAGACGCACTGTACAACAAGCACCGTTCTTactttttagttatttttgttgcatcgtttaacatttattatttttaaaatgatttatttactaCTACGGCTATATCCCACATAGACACCACCATAAGTGTCGCCTGTATTCAGTGTGCACATTATGTTCAaacacagtgcattatgggtattctgtgTGTCCTCATCCATCGTATGTTCTCTGATCAGGAGAACCCAACTAGGGCAGTATATCGTGAAtagggtgtgttttttttgggaCATGTGGTTAACTAAAACTTTGCCTCTTGTTGCTGTCAGAGATGGTGGGCAGTCAGTGTGTACTCTGTGAACAGCCCCCCCGCGTGGCCACAGCCTTCCACAGCCACCTGCACCACAATCTGCTGGTCCAGAGACGGAGCCTGCAGGAGCTCCAACCTTTCAGCAGCGTAAGTTCCTTAAACTCAAACCGTCAGCGTTGCCGTTTCTTGGCTGAAAGCCGTGACTCTGGCACGCACGCGGCGCCCCACGCGTCTGGAATAAACTTCAAACAGCTTAAATGTGGATTCTGTTATACGATGTCTGGGGCTTTAACACGTTTTATCACGAACCAGAATCAAAAAGTCGCTTTATTGGTGAAGTCGGATTAACCCACGAGAACACCGgcaatctcacacactctctcaggtttACATTTAAAGCTTTTCATCAATCCAAATGGATTCATTTGATTACAGATTCTGAACGAACTGTATATAAGTGTGCACTGAATGCAAATTTTGCTTCATGTCAGCATTAGCATGACCGGTTTTATCATTTCAGTCGAAGTAGCTAACGTCGGTTGTGTTTTTGAtcacttttgcattttaaacttGTATCTGAAATGATGTAATACTTGTTACTTGACTGTATAGACACGTTCTTATCTTTAATTTGAGTCACCATATAACGTAATTCATCTTATTTTCACCAGCACTCTGTCCTCCATGTTGGCTTTTCTCACTTCTCCCCCAAACTGcaacctgatttaaaaaaaaaaaagttctgaatTATGTCCGTTGTATTTTTAAACTTCTTAAAGACCCAGATATACGTTCCACCCCTTTTGTGCTTCCTGATggattacacacacaaattaataataataaataataatatattaccacaggataaatattcatattttttattctaatgtTTGAATCACCTTGAGACTATTTCTCTGTTTATATCATTTAAATATAGAGTAGAAGTTCAAATTAAATCTGCACATGAAGGATTTTTATTCCAGTTTCATCATCAGTGGAATTGTTTGGATGCGTGTAAACCTTGAAATGAGCAAAatatgaagaagaaataaaagccTAGTGTAATAAAtagattatagtgtgtgtgtgtgtgtgtgtgtgtgtagtaatcGCGATATGCGTCTGTTTCACATTATGTACAAATTGAATATGTATGGCTTTATACATTTGGTTTGAAACGTTTCATTTTTCTCTCGCTTATATAATAATGTCGTCTTTTGTTTGTAACTCCGCACCGTATATTGTAAAACGAGGCCCTTGCCCTCAATGTGTTTTCCCAGattgaagtaaatgaaatgaaacgagCCGCTGGCACACAGATGAGACGAGCTGGCGATGGAAAAGAGCATCTGGAATAGTTTGAGtcatttctcttctctctctctgcttcccGCAGCCTTCAGACACGGAGCAGTTTCACCAGAGAGGCCAGGGCTTCAACGCCAGCAGCGGCCGCTACACCGCGCCGGTGTCGGGGTTCTACCAGCTCATGGCCAGCCTGGTGCTGGGTGAGTCAGTCCACAGTGCACACGCTACGGCATGACGTAGGGCTGTGTGGGTTAAGGCTGATGGCTACGTTCATCAGAGTTTTGAAAGAAACAAGGCACTTGTGTTTTACAAAACGTGCTTCATGACGTGCGCAGGCATTTAACTCTAAACAGAGAAAACGATACTTCGGTGAAAGTGTGGTGTATTATGTCAAAATCGAAGAGTAAGcatttgtaacttttttttcttatgacTTAAGTTGTGTAACTGTTCATACAAAGTAAGTCGGAGGAAAAGTTACAAACACTAGCCCCCTACACTCTTAACCGTCAAGTCCCGTAACTGGTAATATGAATCGATGTTAGGGGCGGGGTCAGCATTTGCAACTTTACTTACGGCTTTCTTTATATGAATATGACTGTTAAGGGTTAGGGGCGGAGTTGGCGATTGTATCTTCTCTTCCAAATTAAATCGTTCATATGGATGTTAGGGGCGGAGTTGGCGATTGTAACTTTTCTTACAACCTAATAATTAACAGTTACAAAAATTAAGGCGGAGTTACCATTTCCAACTTCTTATGACTTCATTTGTACAAACAGTTATGAAGGTTGAGTTAGGGGCGGAGTTAAAATTTGTAACTTCTTGTATGACTTAATATGTATGAACGGTTATGAAACTTAATCGGGTTATGGGCGGGGTTAGCGCTGTCAGTTTTCTTACGACCTAATTATTACGGACAGTTAGAAAAGTTAAGCTTTAAGGGCAGAGTTACAATTTCTAACTTATTGTGTATGGACAGTTATGAAGGTTAAGAGTTAGGGGTGGGGCTAACTTGTGACTTTTCTTATAGCTTAATTCATgagaattaattattaataatcagGACCGCTGTAAACTATTCCCCCGGTGAAATATAAATGCCCTAAAATGATAAAGTAGATGCCGTGAAGTACAATTACTAAAGAGCCTTTCATCTCTGACTGTGATGTACTGACAACTGTTATTATTAAACGGTACGGTCTTTATACCGAGAATATTTCACATTCTTCCCCCAACCACAATCGTTGCATCATGCTGCATGTTAACGCTCATGCCCTCCCTGCAGCGTGGttgcatcatttatttattcaacagtCAGTGCAAGTGTAACAGTGACAGATAACGCTCAGGGGAACAGGGTGTGGTCTTTACACCCAGCATCCACCCACTACAATGCATCCCTCATTTcatttgtgcgtgtgtgttttcagaatcCAGTGAGACTCAGAAAAGGACCCAGGGGCGACAAAAGGACAGCGTCAAGGCCTCGATATGTATTGAGTCTCTGTGTCAGAGCAACATGTAAGTACAAAGCCAGGGTTGTGTGTTCAGCAGATTTAGCTATAAAATTACATTAGCTAGTTTTGTTTCCCATGGACACTATGACCAAAAGTTTttggacacctgtccatcacacccattccagatttatccCCTTTTGCGgtttataataagctccactcttctgcgaaggcttttcactggatttttttttgagCGTGGTTGTGGGAATTTGTGTtcgttcagctacaagagcattagtgaggcctggggtgcagttcaGCCcagaaggtgttcagtggggttaagcTTTGGGCCTCTTTAATTCCAATAAaggggaaattaaaaaaaaaaaaaaaaaaaaccctgtacaGTCTTATACAATTgcagcaacagtttggggaagcaccacatattggtgtgatgtcaagtgtccacaaacctttggccactTAGTGTGTATTACCCACAGCACACGGTGAGGGTACACCAGTTTTAACATTGACAAAAAGAAGAGTACTACTCTACTAGTATGGAGGTGCTGTAAGTCTTGTTCAGCACTGAAATGGTGGTCATGCTAGACTTTCAGCATGCGAATACGGGTAGCGTCCAGATATCACCTCACTCACCAAGGCatcgtgtttatttatttaaaaaatccataCCTGTAAAAATATAGACACCATTATAAATCATATATCCTCAATCGTGGGTTTTCTGAAGAGGTCACACCATGACGTGTCGATCACACGTCTTCACGTGATCCGAATTCGCACATCAGAGCTTTGGACTGCTGTGAAATTTCTTTGCGTGAGGAGCAGCACTTCCACACCGGTTTAATAAAGTCATTGTGTACGCACTTACTGTCATGGAATTGTTAAGACTGCTGTCGTTCTGAGATAACGTCTTATCTCTTGAGACGCAGGGAAGTGACCTTAAAAAGAACTACATGAGTATTTCCTAAACTACATGTTGCAaccatttcatttatttcctaAATGAAAGACAAAAGTGGGATTATATTTGTAATGTCAAAATATACATCAGCACATGCCTATTAGTCAATCAACTCGTTGCTCACTATTTGGCAGCTGGAATGAGGTATGATGTATTGGGACGTGACAAAGTAGCAGATGATGAATGGTTTTGCAATGGTGCCGCAGGTCTCTGGAGACGGTAACAGGCGTGAGTCCTGCAGGAGGAGTGTTTAGCATTCTGCTGACAGGAACCTTATACCTGCAGGTAAGAATGGCTAACACACACCGACACGCACACTTATGACGCAAAATACAAGTGAGGGTAAAACCTCATGCATACACTGTATGTTGATTAACTGTAAACAGCATAACCATGtcacattttgtttaaaatgctgTGTAAGGAAATTACTAGAATATTGTTTACACTCCTTACATTCCTCGGTCTCTTAACGAGGCTGCTGGATAATACGCTTCAGGATGAACGCCTACGAACTAAACTGCTCGTTCGAGTGTTGTTAAAGCAGACTAATACTCTGTGTGtcatagtttaaaaaaaaaaaaaacacaatgttctgtgttttttttttttttggccagtgattacaatttttttttaaatactgtcaCATGACAAATGAGGGCAAACCAAACTGTGTGTTTTGCAGGTTGGAGAGTACGTGTCTATTCTAATTGACAACGGAACAGGATCGGCACTGACCGTCCTCCAAGACAGCTTATTTTCTGGCATCCTTCTTGGAGTATAAGACCACAAAGACAACACACCCTCACcagtcactttaataggaacacctgctcatttatgctgttatctaatcagccaatcaagcagctacaggtcaagagtgttggttaatgttcacaccaatcatcagaatgggggaaaagtgtcacccctgtgactttaaccgtgacATGGTTGTTTGAGGATTTCACACACACGTCTCtcgagtttacacagaatggtgcggaaAAACATCCCGTGAGCGGAGGGTCCGCAGGCTGAAACGCCTTGTCCTTGAgcagacaggaagtctataatCACTcgctctttacaaccatggtgaggaGAAAcacatctcagaacgcacaacataATGAACcatgaggtggatgggctacaacagcagaaagtcACATCAGCTATCATGCACACAGACTCACGCAAACTGGGAAAAAGTCCAGGTGAtatcccctcccctcccctctaatcttcagctgtccgtACCCATGATGGCCTCAGATTCCcgctcttggctgacaggagtggaacccggtgtggtcttctgctattgtagcccATCCTCCTAAAGGCTTGAGGTTTTGTGCGTACCGAGAtactgctcaccacagttgtaaagagtgattatatgagttactgtaTCCTTCCTCGGACCAATGTTTTTagcaccattttgtgtaaactctggCAACCCCAgatgatcagcagtttctgaaataaatcaatcaaaaaaacaacacagctcagactttttcctcctcctgatgtttgatgtgaacattgcCTATAGCTCTTGacgtgtatctgcatgattggcTGAGTACAttaatgtgcaggtgttcctaatgatGTAGACGGTGAGTAGACAGACACGGACAACTGCAGGTTgacattcagagagagagagagagaggggccaGTTTTTTCTCTCGGTACATATTTCTTCGCTTGTAATTC
Protein-coding regions in this window:
- the si:ch1073-184j22.1 gene encoding erythroferrone, which translates into the protein MLPWHGPKGPLLPLVLSLLLTTCTGQDSLEDLELDDESNSVSTESPETVSSDMDIVDPHRTWIAFRDNSNKGGNKKPKQNKRISKHGLPGPPGPPGPQGPPGPPGPMLPNQDEILEDLQLKLKEMVGSQCVLCEQPPRVATAFHSHLHHNLLVQRRSLQELQPFSSPSDTEQFHQRGQGFNASSGRYTAPVSGFYQLMASLVLESSETQKRTQGRQKDSVKASICIESLCQSNMSLETVTGVSPAGGVFSILLTGTLYLQVGEYVSILIDNGTGSALTVLQDSLFSGILLGV